From Micromonospora nigra, one genomic window encodes:
- a CDS encoding APC family permease, with amino-acid sequence MPPTATTPRPSNVSEALARGRLGVPSVIFFVLSAAAPLTVVAGVVTTGYGVIGVLGIPLAFLTVAVVLTVFSVGYVAMARRMTNAGAFYAYVARGLGRPAGVGAAWVALIAYNALQVGLYGTIGAAAEPVLARLFDVTVQWWVVALVAWALVAVLGLLRVDINGLVLAALLCAEIVVILVFDLGQLANPAAGEVSFAALSPDNLVVPGAGAVLVLAILGFVGFEASVVFSEESKDPKRTVPMATYLSVAIIAAIYALSSWSMTVAVGPDRITEAAGEQSVALIFNLAEAHLGGTVVTIGQALFLTSVLAAMISFHNTTARYAFALGRERVLPAAFGRTSPMTGAPRVASMAQSSLGLLVIVLYAANGWDPVLQLFFWGGTSGGFGVLLLIATTSVAVIAYFARNGQGESLWRRLVAPALAAVALTVIIVLAVQNFANLLGVAPDSPLRWAIPLAYPVAAALGALWGVMLRRNRPDTYARIGLGAESVTAMTAPAGPAGPRHGEPVPVGAEARR; translated from the coding sequence ATGCCCCCGACAGCGACAACCCCCCGCCCGAGCAACGTCTCCGAGGCCCTCGCGAGGGGCCGGCTGGGCGTCCCCTCGGTGATCTTCTTCGTGCTCTCGGCCGCCGCGCCGCTGACCGTGGTGGCCGGCGTGGTGACCACCGGCTACGGGGTGATCGGGGTGCTCGGCATTCCGCTGGCCTTCCTGACCGTGGCGGTCGTGCTGACCGTCTTCTCCGTGGGCTACGTGGCGATGGCCCGCCGGATGACCAACGCGGGTGCCTTCTACGCGTACGTCGCCCGGGGGCTCGGCCGGCCGGCCGGCGTCGGCGCGGCCTGGGTGGCGCTGATCGCGTACAACGCCCTTCAGGTCGGCCTGTACGGCACCATCGGCGCCGCCGCCGAACCCGTGCTGGCGCGGTTGTTCGACGTGACCGTGCAGTGGTGGGTCGTGGCCCTGGTCGCGTGGGCGCTGGTGGCGGTGCTCGGCCTGCTCCGGGTGGACATCAACGGTCTGGTGCTGGCGGCGCTGCTGTGCGCGGAGATCGTCGTCATCCTGGTCTTCGACCTCGGGCAGCTCGCCAACCCGGCCGCCGGTGAGGTGAGCTTCGCGGCGTTGTCCCCGGACAACCTCGTCGTGCCGGGCGCGGGCGCGGTGCTGGTGCTGGCCATCCTGGGCTTCGTCGGCTTCGAGGCCAGTGTGGTGTTCAGCGAGGAGAGCAAGGACCCGAAGCGTACGGTGCCGATGGCCACCTACCTGTCGGTGGCGATCATCGCGGCGATCTACGCGTTGTCGTCGTGGAGCATGACGGTGGCCGTCGGACCGGACCGGATCACCGAGGCGGCCGGTGAGCAGAGCGTCGCGCTGATCTTCAACCTGGCCGAGGCGCACCTGGGCGGCACCGTCGTCACCATCGGCCAGGCGTTGTTCCTGACCTCGGTGCTGGCCGCGATGATCTCCTTCCACAACACCACGGCCCGGTACGCGTTCGCGCTCGGCCGCGAGCGGGTGCTGCCGGCCGCGTTCGGGCGCACCTCGCCGATGACCGGCGCGCCGCGGGTGGCCTCGATGGCGCAGAGCAGCCTCGGCCTGCTGGTGATCGTGCTGTACGCGGCGAACGGCTGGGACCCGGTGCTGCAGCTGTTCTTCTGGGGCGGCACCAGTGGCGGCTTCGGCGTGCTGCTGCTGATCGCCACCACCTCGGTCGCGGTGATCGCGTACTTCGCCCGCAACGGGCAGGGGGAGAGCCTGTGGCGCCGGCTGGTCGCGCCGGCGCTGGCGGCGGTGGCCCTCACGGTGATCATCGTGCTGGCGGTGCAGAACTTCGCGAACCTGCTGGGCGTCGCGCCGGATTCGCCGCTGCGCTGGGCCATCCCGCTGGCGTATCCGGTGGCGGCGGCACTCGGCGCGCTGTGGGGGGTGATGCTGCGGCGCAACCGCCCCGACACGTACGCCCGGATCGGGCTGGGCGCGGAGAGCGTGACGGCGATGACCGCGCCGGCGGGGCCGGCGGGGCCGCGCCACGGCGAGCCGGTCCCGGTCGGCGCGGAGGCGCGACGGTGA
- a CDS encoding GNAT family N-acetyltransferase has product MSGPPVERLGSADIRLVAERITEAFLVLDQPRWLVPDEASRPTVMAAHFEIMVDHAVRHGLVYATTDRAGVAVWFPSVGDPAPPPPDYDARLSAACGQWTERFVHLDKLFADHHPHDDHHHLAFLAVDPARQGQGLGTALLRHHHAVLDAQGMPAYLEASCPRSRDLYARHGYRVDEPFRLPDGTPFWPMWREPSAG; this is encoded by the coding sequence GTGAGCGGGCCACCGGTCGAGCGGCTCGGGTCGGCGGACATCCGCCTGGTCGCCGAGCGCATCACCGAGGCGTTCCTGGTGCTCGACCAGCCCCGCTGGCTGGTGCCGGACGAGGCGAGCCGCCCGACGGTGATGGCCGCGCACTTCGAGATCATGGTCGACCACGCCGTGCGGCACGGCCTGGTGTACGCGACTACCGACCGGGCGGGGGTGGCCGTCTGGTTCCCCTCGGTCGGTGATCCCGCACCACCGCCGCCGGACTACGACGCGCGACTTTCGGCGGCGTGCGGGCAGTGGACCGAGCGTTTCGTGCACCTCGACAAGCTGTTCGCCGACCACCACCCGCACGACGACCACCACCACCTGGCGTTCCTCGCGGTGGATCCGGCGCGGCAGGGGCAGGGGTTGGGGACGGCCCTGCTGCGGCACCATCACGCGGTGTTGGACGCCCAGGGGATGCCCGCCTACCTGGAGGCGAGCTGCCCGCGCAGCCGCGACCTCTACGCCCGGCACGGGTACCGGGTGGACGAACCGTTCCGGCTGCCCGACGGCACCCCGTTCTGGCCGATGTGGCGGGAGCCGTCCGCCGGTTGA
- a CDS encoding SigB/SigF/SigG family RNA polymerase sigma factor, with product MTAPTISEQASTTEAAPAKLDPRALTDSAADLLNAMAALPANHPSRAALRDRAIEAWLPLANHLAHRYSGRGEPTDDLAQTAAVGLIKAIDKFDPSRGVDFAGYAIPTIIGELKRHFRDRTWDIRVPRRLQELRLAISDANSSLLQTLGRSPTVADIAAHLKLTEEEVLEGLEGARAYNAVSLSTPTGDGDRATELGDMLGGEDSEFELAELRVALGPALATLDEREQKILTLRFYGNLTQSQIAEQIGVSQMHVSRLLARALTKLRGQLDGTY from the coding sequence ATGACCGCGCCAACGATCAGCGAGCAGGCCAGCACCACCGAGGCCGCCCCCGCGAAGCTCGACCCGCGGGCCCTCACCGACAGCGCCGCCGACCTGCTGAACGCGATGGCCGCCCTGCCGGCCAACCATCCGTCGCGCGCCGCTCTGCGCGACCGCGCCATCGAGGCCTGGCTGCCGCTGGCCAACCACCTCGCCCACCGCTACAGCGGTCGCGGCGAGCCCACCGACGACCTGGCGCAGACCGCCGCGGTGGGCCTCATCAAGGCCATCGACAAGTTCGACCCGTCCCGCGGCGTCGACTTCGCCGGCTACGCGATCCCCACCATCATCGGCGAGCTGAAGCGACACTTCCGCGACCGTACCTGGGACATCCGCGTTCCGCGCCGGCTCCAGGAGCTGCGGCTGGCGATCTCCGACGCCAACAGCTCCCTGCTGCAGACCCTCGGCCGTTCCCCGACGGTCGCCGACATCGCCGCCCACCTCAAGCTCACCGAGGAAGAGGTCCTGGAAGGGCTGGAGGGTGCCCGCGCCTACAACGCGGTGTCGCTGTCCACCCCGACCGGTGACGGCGACCGGGCGACCGAGCTGGGCGACATGCTCGGCGGCGAGGACTCCGAGTTCGAGCTGGCCGAGCTGCGGGTCGCGCTGGGCCCCGCCCTGGCCACACTCGACGAGCGGGAGCAGAAGATCCTGACCCTGCGCTTCTACGGCAACCTGACCCAGTCGCAGATCGCCGAGCAGATCGGCGTCTCGCAGATGCACGTCTCACGGCTGCTGGCCCGGGCGCTGACCAAGCTGCGGGGGCAGCTCGACGGCACGTACTGA
- a CDS encoding acetoacetate decarboxylase family protein yields the protein MLDPAVPQLVVDCRTLYFSWIPADPDAVAALVPDGLRAHPDRQVFMNQYVVDDASQTSGFGAYSLTYLGVTLTGLEAPDGVTPAGWWTHYVTSSDRVRDYAGARGAPVLPGRTTFVTRGTASRPRPRCTASR from the coding sequence GTGCTCGATCCCGCCGTACCCCAGCTCGTGGTGGACTGCCGCACGCTGTACTTCAGCTGGATACCGGCCGACCCCGACGCGGTCGCGGCGCTGGTGCCCGACGGGCTGCGTGCCCACCCCGACCGCCAGGTCTTCATGAACCAGTACGTCGTCGACGACGCCAGCCAGACCTCCGGGTTCGGCGCCTACTCGCTGACCTACCTCGGGGTGACGCTCACCGGGCTGGAAGCCCCCGACGGGGTGACCCCCGCCGGCTGGTGGACCCACTACGTCACCTCCAGCGACCGGGTCCGCGACTACGCCGGGGCCCGGGGTGCCCCCGTCCTGCCCGGCCGCACCACCTTCGTCACCCGCGGGACAGCATCGAGACCGAGACCGAGATGCACGGCGTCCCGGTGA
- a CDS encoding phospholipase D family protein, whose protein sequence is MTMRDWFLTAPERANPASDLPVWTSGNLAEPLIHGAAYFDRLVREVEAMKAGDHLFFLDWRGDPDERLRPDGPTVAQLFSRAAQRGVVVKGLIWRSHLDVLSYSHQENRNLSETVNAAGGEVLLDQRVRRGGSHHQKLVVLRHPDSPQRDVAFVGGIDLCHSRRDDDSHRGDPQAVVMSHHYGDRPPWHDVQLAVRGPVVGALDTVFRERWTDPMPLDSENPLAYLRDRLRGADLRPSRLPPQPADPSPCGPHHVQALRTYPAVRPRYSFAPRGERTVARGYTKAVQRARRLVYLEDQYLWSTEVADLFARALHDNPDLHLVAVVPRHPDVDGRLALPPNTVGREQALALCEKAAPNRVHVFDVENHEGTPVYVHAKVCVVDDVWASVGSDNFNRRSWTHDSELSCAVLDDTRDDRSPVDPAGRGDGARRFARELRLRLWREHLDRDQADGDDADLIDPADAVATITASAEALQRWYDGGRVGPRPPGRLRPHRARRLPWWTRAWALPAYRLVYDPDGRPLRARRAGTW, encoded by the coding sequence TTGACGATGCGGGACTGGTTTCTCACCGCGCCGGAACGCGCCAACCCGGCCTCTGACTTACCCGTCTGGACCAGCGGAAACCTCGCCGAGCCGCTGATTCACGGAGCGGCCTACTTCGACCGGCTGGTGCGCGAGGTCGAGGCGATGAAGGCCGGTGACCACCTGTTCTTCCTCGACTGGCGGGGCGACCCCGACGAGCGGCTGCGCCCGGACGGCCCGACGGTGGCGCAGTTGTTCTCCCGGGCCGCGCAGCGCGGGGTGGTGGTCAAGGGACTGATCTGGCGCTCCCACCTGGACGTGCTCTCCTACAGCCACCAGGAGAACCGCAACCTGAGCGAGACCGTCAACGCCGCCGGCGGCGAGGTGCTGCTGGACCAGCGGGTACGCCGCGGCGGCTCGCACCACCAGAAGCTGGTCGTGCTGCGCCACCCGGACTCGCCACAGCGGGATGTCGCCTTCGTGGGCGGCATCGACCTGTGCCACAGCCGGCGCGACGACGACTCCCACCGGGGCGACCCGCAGGCCGTGGTCATGTCCCACCACTACGGTGACCGGCCGCCCTGGCACGACGTGCAGCTGGCGGTGCGCGGGCCGGTGGTCGGGGCGCTCGACACGGTGTTCCGCGAACGGTGGACCGACCCGATGCCACTGGATTCGGAGAACCCGCTCGCGTACCTGCGGGACCGGCTGCGCGGCGCGGACCTCCGACCGAGCCGGTTGCCCCCGCAGCCGGCCGACCCGTCGCCGTGCGGCCCGCACCACGTGCAGGCGCTGCGCACCTATCCGGCCGTGCGCCCGCGGTACTCCTTCGCCCCCCGGGGCGAACGGACCGTGGCGCGCGGGTACACCAAGGCGGTCCAGCGGGCCCGGCGGCTGGTCTACCTGGAGGACCAGTACCTCTGGTCGACGGAGGTCGCCGACCTGTTCGCGCGGGCCCTGCACGACAATCCGGATCTGCATCTGGTGGCGGTGGTGCCACGCCACCCGGACGTGGACGGCCGGCTGGCGCTGCCTCCCAACACGGTCGGCCGGGAACAGGCGCTGGCGTTGTGCGAGAAGGCCGCGCCGAACCGGGTGCACGTGTTCGACGTGGAGAACCACGAGGGCACCCCGGTCTACGTGCACGCGAAGGTCTGCGTCGTCGACGACGTGTGGGCGAGCGTCGGCAGCGACAACTTCAACCGCCGCTCCTGGACGCACGACAGTGAGCTGTCCTGTGCGGTGCTGGACGACACCCGCGACGACCGGAGCCCCGTGGACCCGGCCGGGCGGGGCGACGGGGCCCGCCGCTTCGCCCGGGAGCTGCGGCTGCGACTGTGGCGCGAGCACCTCGACCGGGACCAGGCCGACGGCGACGACGCCGACCTGATCGACCCCGCCGACGCCGTCGCGACGATCACCGCCTCGGCGGAGGCGCTCCAGCGGTGGTACGACGGCGGCCGGGTCGGGCCCCGTCCGCCCGGCCGGCTGCGGCCCCATCGGGCACGGCGGCTGCCGTGGTGGACGCGGGCCTGGGCGCTACCGGCCTACCGGCTGGTCTACGACCCCGACGGCCGCCCGCTGCGGGCCCGGCGTGCCGGCACCTGGTGA
- a CDS encoding pirin family protein: MPAITVDNVLVLPRLPQLPETTAFRPVRRLSTAPSGYEGEGFPVRRAFAGVPVSDLDPFIHLDQMGEVDYAPGEPKGTSWHPHRGFETVTYIIDGAFDHQDTHGGGGTITNGDTQWMTAGSGLLHIEAPPEHLVTSGGLFHGTQLWVNLPRAAKMNPPRYQDIRGREAALLTTPDGGALIRVIAGEVAGHRGPGSTFTPITITHVTVQPGAQVDLPWRPDFNALVYVLGGRGTVGTERRPVHTGQLAVHGPGAALRFTADAQQDGNAPALDLYIMGGEPIREPVAHYGPFVMNTRDELIQAFEDFQAGRLGVIPAARVPHTGGQGPRP, translated from the coding sequence ATGCCCGCGATCACCGTCGACAACGTCCTCGTCCTGCCCCGTCTGCCACAGCTTCCGGAGACCACCGCCTTCCGGCCCGTCCGCCGGCTGAGCACCGCGCCCAGCGGCTACGAGGGGGAGGGCTTCCCGGTGCGCCGCGCCTTCGCCGGGGTGCCGGTCAGCGACCTGGACCCGTTCATCCACCTCGACCAGATGGGCGAGGTGGACTACGCGCCCGGCGAGCCGAAGGGCACCTCGTGGCACCCGCACCGCGGGTTCGAGACCGTCACCTACATCATCGACGGGGCCTTCGACCACCAGGACACCCACGGCGGGGGCGGCACGATCACCAACGGCGACACGCAGTGGATGACGGCCGGCAGCGGCCTGCTCCACATCGAGGCACCGCCGGAGCACCTGGTGACCAGCGGCGGCCTGTTCCACGGCACCCAGCTGTGGGTGAACCTGCCCCGGGCCGCCAAGATGAACCCGCCCAGGTACCAGGACATCCGGGGCCGGGAGGCGGCGCTGCTCACCACCCCGGACGGCGGTGCGCTGATCCGGGTGATCGCCGGTGAGGTGGCCGGGCACCGGGGGCCGGGCTCGACGTTCACCCCGATCACCATCACCCACGTGACGGTGCAGCCGGGGGCGCAGGTCGACCTGCCCTGGCGGCCGGACTTCAACGCCCTGGTGTACGTGCTCGGCGGACGGGGCACCGTCGGCACCGAACGGCGCCCGGTGCACACCGGGCAGCTCGCGGTGCACGGCCCCGGTGCCGCGCTGCGTTTCACCGCGGACGCCCAGCAGGACGGCAACGCCCCGGCCCTGGACCTCTACATCATGGGCGGCGAGCCGATCCGGGAGCCGGTGGCACACTACGGCCCGTTCGTGATGAACACCCGTGACGAGCTGATCCAGGCGTTCGAGGACTTCCAGGCCGGCCGGCTCGGCGTCATCCCGGCGGCACGGGTGCCGCACACCGGCGGTCAGGGACCGCGCCCCTGA
- a CDS encoding MarR family winged helix-turn-helix transcriptional regulator, with protein MTESLDSVRLAAWRAYIEGSQRLFTQLEDDLRAASDLSFADYHVLVLLSEAPGQRLRMGELAGLLVFSPSRLTYQISSMQRRGLVARQSCPQDRRGSEAVLTAAGLLALREAAPHHLRSVRAHLMDDLDDAEVACLDRVFTRLGRRLRTGEATTGQATTHEATAGPAAGQATAGPAAPAAT; from the coding sequence GTGACCGAAAGTCTGGACAGCGTCCGCCTCGCCGCCTGGCGCGCCTACATCGAGGGCAGCCAGCGGTTGTTCACCCAGCTGGAGGACGACCTGCGCGCCGCGAGCGACCTGAGCTTCGCCGACTACCACGTGCTGGTGCTGCTGTCCGAGGCACCGGGCCAACGACTGCGGATGGGTGAACTGGCCGGCCTGCTGGTCTTCTCCCCGAGCCGGCTGACGTACCAGATCTCCTCGATGCAGCGGCGCGGCCTGGTCGCCCGGCAGTCCTGCCCGCAGGACCGCCGGGGCAGCGAGGCGGTGCTCACCGCCGCCGGTCTGCTGGCGCTGCGCGAGGCCGCACCGCACCATCTGCGCTCGGTGCGGGCCCACCTGATGGACGACCTCGACGACGCCGAGGTCGCCTGTCTCGATCGGGTCTTCACCCGACTCGGTCGGCGGCTGCGCACCGGCGAGGCCACAACCGGCCAGGCCACGACCCACGAGGCCACCGCCGGCCCGGCCGCCGGCCAGGCCACCGCCGGGCCCGCCGCCCCCGCCGCCACCTGA
- a CDS encoding GNAT family N-acetyltransferase → MDRVELAAPGLLLRPWRAQDAPAVHAALREPDIARWNPQGDLVTVADAAAWIRRRADWSDGGHVSLAVTDADDGTLLGAVALHSIVDEDAGIGYWTVVAARGRGVATRAVRALSTWGFTARGLHRIELCHAVANRASCRVAERAGFPAEGTLRQSHRYGDGRRHDEHLHARLATDD, encoded by the coding sequence GTGGATCGCGTGGAACTGGCCGCCCCCGGCCTGCTGTTGCGTCCGTGGCGGGCGCAGGACGCGCCGGCGGTGCACGCCGCGCTGCGGGAGCCGGACATCGCCCGGTGGAACCCGCAGGGCGACCTGGTCACCGTGGCTGACGCCGCCGCCTGGATCCGCCGCCGGGCCGACTGGTCCGACGGGGGACACGTCTCGCTGGCGGTCACCGACGCGGACGACGGCACCCTGCTCGGCGCGGTGGCGCTGCACTCGATCGTCGACGAGGACGCGGGAATCGGCTACTGGACCGTCGTTGCCGCTCGGGGGCGAGGCGTCGCCACGCGGGCGGTACGCGCGCTGAGCACGTGGGGGTTCACCGCGCGCGGGCTGCACCGCATCGAGCTGTGCCACGCCGTCGCGAACCGGGCCTCGTGCCGGGTCGCCGAGCGGGCCGGCTTCCCCGCTGAGGGCACGCTGCGCCAGTCGCACCGCTACGGCGACGGGCGGCGCCACGACGAGCACCTGCACGCCCGGCTCGCCACGGACGACTGA
- a CDS encoding general stress protein, which produces MTTPSSPTSAWRPDMSGGDTLPSGPGGRPTAPGHDGHGPPTGPPTVTIGSYPDYPSAQRVVDHLADNRFPVEHAAIVGTNLTLVETVLGRMTTFRAGLVGAGTGAWFGLFIGLLFGIFTVGNWLAVILVGLVIGAVWGAVFGAVAHAMTGGKRDFTSASSLRAGQYAVIVDAHLAEQARQLLGRLRLEADQPHSG; this is translated from the coding sequence ATGACCACACCGTCCAGTCCGACGTCGGCCTGGCGACCGGACATGTCCGGTGGCGACACCCTCCCGTCCGGCCCCGGGGGCCGGCCCACCGCACCGGGGCACGACGGCCACGGCCCGCCGACCGGGCCGCCGACCGTGACCATCGGGTCGTACCCGGACTATCCGTCGGCGCAGCGGGTGGTGGACCACCTGGCCGACAACCGTTTCCCCGTCGAGCACGCCGCCATCGTCGGCACCAACCTCACCCTGGTCGAGACCGTCCTGGGTCGGATGACCACCTTCCGGGCGGGTCTGGTCGGTGCGGGTACCGGAGCCTGGTTCGGGTTGTTCATCGGGCTGCTGTTCGGCATCTTCACCGTCGGCAACTGGCTCGCGGTGATCCTGGTCGGCCTGGTCATCGGTGCGGTGTGGGGCGCGGTGTTCGGGGCCGTCGCGCACGCCATGACCGGCGGCAAGCGGGACTTCACCTCGGCCAGTTCACTGCGGGCCGGGCAGTACGCGGTGATCGTCGACGCGCACCTCGCCGAGCAGGCCAGACAACTGCTCGGGCGGCTACGTCTCGAGGCCGACCAACCGCACTCCGGCTGA
- a CDS encoding glycoside hydrolase family 6 protein, with translation MRSRPALAAAVAATALTAVTTVALGIARTPAAAAAESAFYVDPSTSAARWVAENPGDPRAAVIRDRIASVPQGRWFTRTNTSTVRAEVDALVGAAAAAGKIPILVVYNIPNRDCSGASGGGAPDHATYRQWVDQVAAGLAGRPATIVLEPDVLPIMTNCQSAAQQADTVASMAYAGKALKAGSAAAKVYFDAGHSAWLSPGEAAARLNRADIANSADGISLNVSNYRRTADEVGYAKAIIAATGVPGLTAVVDTSRNGNGPAGSEWCDPPGRAIGTPSTTATGDPAIDAFLWVKLPGEADGCIAGAGQFVPQRAYDMAVAAGPVPTTAPPTTAPPTTTPPTSAPPTTTPPTTTPPTTAPPTTPPAGGCTVTYTPNSWSGGFTAEIRVTNRGAALTGWTLAFTPGSGVRLTNGWNGEWSQSGDRITVGNAAWNGSLPSGGTVSVGYQGTFSGATLPTPGSFTLNATPCT, from the coding sequence ATGCGAAGCAGACCGGCGCTCGCCGCGGCAGTCGCCGCGACCGCGCTCACCGCTGTCACCACCGTCGCCCTGGGCATCGCCCGGACACCCGCGGCCGCCGCCGCCGAGTCGGCCTTCTACGTCGACCCGAGCACCTCCGCGGCGCGCTGGGTGGCGGAGAACCCCGGCGACCCGCGAGCCGCCGTCATCCGGGACCGGATCGCCAGCGTGCCGCAGGGCCGCTGGTTCACCCGCACCAACACCTCGACGGTACGCGCCGAGGTCGATGCCCTGGTCGGCGCTGCCGCCGCAGCGGGCAAGATCCCGATCCTGGTCGTCTACAACATCCCCAACCGGGACTGTAGCGGTGCCAGCGGCGGCGGGGCACCCGACCACGCGACCTACCGCCAGTGGGTCGACCAGGTCGCGGCGGGCCTGGCCGGGCGACCGGCCACCATCGTCCTGGAACCGGACGTCCTGCCGATCATGACGAACTGCCAGAGCGCCGCCCAGCAGGCCGACACGGTGGCGTCGATGGCCTACGCGGGCAAGGCGCTCAAGGCGGGCTCGGCCGCGGCGAAGGTCTACTTCGACGCGGGACACTCGGCCTGGCTCTCACCCGGCGAGGCGGCGGCCCGGTTGAACCGCGCGGACATCGCCAACAGCGCCGACGGCATCTCGCTCAACGTGTCCAACTACCGGCGCACGGCCGACGAGGTCGGGTACGCGAAGGCGATCATCGCGGCGACCGGCGTACCCGGACTGACGGCGGTCGTCGACACCAGCCGCAACGGCAACGGGCCGGCCGGCTCCGAGTGGTGCGACCCGCCGGGTCGGGCGATCGGCACGCCGAGCACCACCGCCACGGGCGACCCGGCGATCGACGCGTTCCTCTGGGTGAAGCTGCCCGGCGAGGCCGACGGGTGCATCGCCGGTGCCGGTCAGTTCGTCCCGCAGCGCGCGTACGACATGGCCGTGGCCGCCGGGCCGGTCCCGACCACCGCCCCGCCGACCACCGCCCCGCCGACCACCACTCCCCCCACCTCCGCTCCCCCCACCACCACTCCCCCCACCACCACTCCCCCGACCACCGCTCCCCCCACCACTCCGCCGGCCGGGGGCTGCACGGTGACCTACACTCCGAACTCCTGGTCCGGCGGTTTCACCGCCGAGATCCGGGTGACCAACCGCGGGGCCGCCCTCACCGGGTGGACGCTCGCCTTCACGCCCGGCAGCGGGGTGCGGCTGACCAACGGCTGGAACGGTGAGTGGAGCCAGTCGGGCGACCGGATCACGGTCGGCAACGCCGCCTGGAACGGCAGCCTGCCCTCGGGCGGCACCGTGTCCGTCGGCTACCAGGGCACCTTCAGCGGTGCCACGCTCCCCACACCCGGTTCCTTCACCCTCAACGCCACCCCCTGCACCTGA
- a CDS encoding metallophosphoesterase family protein, giving the protein MRLLITADTHVPRRARDLPPQLWAEIEAADVVLHAGDWVDEPLLDAMSARSARLVGVHGNNDGPALRARLPEIARINLDGLRVAMVHDTGPRTRREHRCAARFPDCDLLVFGHSHIPWDTVAPGGLRLINPGSPTDRRAQPHATYLTATVAAGRLDDVELHRLPRR; this is encoded by the coding sequence ATGCGACTGCTGATCACGGCCGACACCCACGTCCCCAGACGGGCCCGGGACCTGCCGCCGCAGCTGTGGGCGGAGATCGAGGCTGCCGACGTGGTGCTGCACGCCGGAGACTGGGTGGACGAGCCGCTGCTCGACGCGATGTCGGCGCGGTCCGCCCGGCTCGTCGGGGTGCACGGCAACAACGACGGGCCGGCGCTGCGGGCCCGGCTGCCCGAGATCGCCCGGATCAACCTCGACGGACTGCGCGTGGCGATGGTGCACGACACCGGCCCCCGGACTCGGCGGGAACACCGCTGCGCGGCCCGGTTCCCCGACTGCGACCTGCTCGTGTTCGGCCACTCGCACATCCCGTGGGACACCGTCGCCCCGGGCGGCCTGCGGTTGATCAACCCCGGCTCGCCCACCGACCGGCGCGCGCAGCCGCACGCCACCTACCTCACCGCCACGGTCGCGGCGGGCCGACTCGACGACGTCGAGCTGCACCGCCTCCCGCGCCGCTGA
- a CDS encoding NAD(P)/FAD-dependent oxidoreductase has translation MGADRSGVVVVGAGIAGVACAVELARAGVAVQIRERGRVPGGRMASRRFDGRPTDIGAAYLTVSDPDFVEVVDRWRAAGLARPWTDTFVAYGADGRRVVPGPTRWAAPRGLRSLVEHLAADLPVTVDRLVLAVEPGPVVDGHPCRAVVLAMPGPQAALVLDPALTAATRAVQEQTWAASLAAVLRFPSRRWPDFAGAFVNDHPLLTLVCDDGDRRGDGAPVLVAHTTPEFAAGHLAQPSAAAAAIEEAVRDLLRLPDRAVHTHVHRWTYAKPTAGPGGGFHLDADGVGLAGDAYGTPRVQSAWRSGRDLGRALAERLT, from the coding sequence ATGGGTGCGGACCGTAGTGGCGTCGTGGTGGTCGGCGCGGGCATCGCCGGGGTGGCCTGCGCCGTCGAACTCGCCCGGGCGGGCGTCGCGGTGCAGATCCGGGAACGCGGCCGCGTACCCGGCGGCCGGATGGCCAGCAGACGCTTCGACGGCCGGCCGACGGACATCGGCGCGGCCTACCTGACCGTCAGTGACCCCGACTTCGTCGAGGTGGTCGACCGCTGGCGGGCCGCCGGGCTGGCCCGGCCCTGGACCGACACCTTCGTCGCGTACGGTGCCGACGGTCGCCGAGTGGTGCCGGGCCCGACCCGCTGGGCCGCCCCGCGAGGACTGCGGTCGCTCGTCGAACACCTCGCCGCCGACCTGCCCGTGACCGTCGACCGGCTGGTCCTGGCCGTGGAGCCGGGGCCGGTGGTCGACGGTCACCCCTGCCGCGCCGTGGTCCTCGCGATGCCCGGTCCCCAGGCGGCGCTGGTGCTCGACCCCGCCCTGACGGCCGCCACCCGGGCGGTCCAGGAGCAGACCTGGGCCGCCTCGCTGGCGGCCGTGCTGCGCTTCCCGTCCCGACGCTGGCCCGACTTCGCCGGCGCGTTCGTCAACGACCACCCGCTGTTGACCCTGGTCTGCGACGACGGCGACCGCCGCGGCGACGGTGCCCCCGTGCTGGTCGCACACACCACACCGGAGTTCGCCGCCGGCCACCTCGCCCAGCCCAGCGCCGCCGCCGCAGCGATCGAGGAGGCCGTACGCGACCTGCTGCGGCTGCCCGATCGGGCCGTCCACACGCACGTGCACCGCTGGACGTACGCCAAGCCGACCGCCGGACCCGGCGGCGGGTTCCACCTCGACGCGGACGGCGTCGGGCTGGCCGGGGACGCCTACGGCACCCCCCGGGTGCAGAGCGCCTGGCGCTCCGGCCGGGACCTCGGCCGCGCCCTCGCCGAGCGGCTGACCTGA